The Glycine soja cultivar W05 chromosome 8, ASM419377v2, whole genome shotgun sequence genome has a window encoding:
- the LOC114421206 gene encoding pectinesterase-like — MDKLFFNHCFIGYCLLYSLLLVHGKQLSCNETPYPSVCKHYIETTKTLSALDASPSSFHDMALKVTMVQAMEAYKLVSNMDLNNFKDKRAKSAWEDCLELYENTLYQLKRSMNSNNLNDRMTWQSASIANHQTCQNGFTDFNLPSHLNYFPSMLSNLSGLLSNSLSISKAMTLRSLSSSPTTKQSGGRKLLSDGFPYWLSRSDRKLLQETASKADVVVAQDGSGNYKTISEGVAAASRLSGKGRVVVHVKAGVYKENIDIKRTVKNLMIVGDGMGATIVTGNHNAIDGSTTFRSATFAVDGDGFIARDITFENTAGPQKHQAVALRSGADHSVFYRCSFRGYQDTLYVYANRQFYRDCDIYGTVDFIFGDAVAVLQNCNIYVRKPMSNQQNTVTAQGRTDPNENTGIIIHNCRITAAGDLKAVQGSFRTFLGRPWQKYSRTVVMKSALDGLISPAGWFPWSGNFALSTLYYAEHANTGAGASTGGRVDWAGFRVISSTEAVKFTVGNFLAGGSWIPGSGVPFDEGL, encoded by the exons ATGGACAAGCTCTTTTTCAACCACTGTTTCATTGGATACTGccttctttattctctcttGCTTGTGCATGGCAAACAATTGTCATGCAATGAAACCCCTTACCCCTCTGTGTGCAAGCATTACATTGAAACTACCAAAACATTATCAGCCCTAGATGCTTCACCTTCTTCATTCCATGATATGGCCCTTAAGGTCACCATGGTGCAAGCCATGGAGGCTTATAAACTTGTCTCAAACATGGACTTGAATAATTTCAAGGACAAGCGAGCCAAGTCTGCATGGGAAGATTGTTTGGAGCTCTATGAAAACACACTTTATCAGCTCAAACGCTCAATGAACTCGAACAATCTAAATGATAGGATGACTTGGCAAAGTGCATCCATTGCCAACCATCAAACATGCCAAAATGGTTTCACTGATTTCAACCTTCCCTCTCACCTAAACTACTTCCCTTCCATGTTAAGCAACTTGTCTGGATTGCTTAGCAATTCCTTGTCCATTAGCAAGGCTATGACATTGAgatcattgtcatcatcaccAACGACCAAACAAAGTGGTGGGCGAAAGTTGCTTTCAGATGGCTTCCCCTATTGGCTGTCACGTTCAGATAGAAAGCTTCTTCAGGAAACAGCATCAAAAGCTGATGTTGTGGTGGCACAGGATGGGAGTGGGAACTATAAGACTATCTCAGAAGGTGTGGCTGCAGCTTCTAGACTCAGCGGGAAAGGGCGTGTTGTTGTGCATGTCAAAGCTGGCGTATACAAAGAGAATATTGATATCAAGAGGACAGTGAAAAACTTAATGATCGTCGGAGATGGGATGGGTGCTACTATTGTTACTGGTAACCACAACGCAATAGATGGTTCCACTACTTTTCGTTCTGCTACTTTTG CGGTTGATGGTGACGGCTTCATAGCTCGGGACATAACATTCGAGAACACCGCGGGACCTCAAAAGCACCAAGCGGTGGCTCTCCGTTCCGGCGCGGACCACTCGGTGTTCTACCGGTGCAGCTTTAGGGGGTACCAAGACACCTTATACGTCTACGCCAACCGTCAATTCTACCGTGACTGTGACATATACGGAACAGTAGACTTCATATTCGGTGACGCCGTGGCGGTGCTTCAAAACTGCAACATCTATGTGAGGAAACCGATGAGCAACCAGCAGAACACGGTAACGGCACAAGGAAGAACCGATCCTAATGAGAACACGGGGATCATCATCCATAACTGTCGTATAACTGCAGCTGGGGACTTGAAAGCAGTGCAGGGCTCTTTCAGAACCTTTCTAGGTCGCCCATGGCAAAAATACTCACGGACTGTCGTCATGAAGAGTGCCCTTGATGGCTTGATTAGCCCCGCAG GTTGGTTTCCGTGGAGTGGAAACTTTGCTCTAAGCACCCTCTATTACGCAGAACATGCGAATACAGGAGCAGGTGCTAGCACAGGAGGGAGGGTTGATTGGGCAGGGTTTCGAGTGATCTCCAGTACTGAGGCTGTGAAATTCACCGTTGGAAATTTCTTGGCTGGGGGATCGTGGATTCCGGGGAGTGGCGTGCCCTTTGATGAAGGTTTATGA